One stretch of Nitrospirota bacterium DNA includes these proteins:
- a CDS encoding gamma-glutamyl-gamma-aminobutyrate hydrolase family protein (Members of this family of hydrolases with an active site Cys residue belong to MEROPS family C26.), with protein MSEFLVLQHIECEDLGTIGPAMSVRGIGAKYIRLFDGEPVPQDIEQYSGLIILGGPMNVYEEDEYPYLKYEDVLIKKAIHKGSPVLGICLGGQLIAKATGAMVKKGAKKEIGWYKLNLTQGGKEDKAFGRLPEEITVFQWHGDTFDIPQGAEHLAGSELFSNQAYRVGNNVYGLQFHLEVTEKTINKWIAEYQDELAALDYIDADQIIKDTSIYINNLSKYAEIFYDKFFPI; from the coding sequence ATGTCGGAATTTCTTGTACTTCAGCATATAGAATGTGAAGACCTCGGCACTATCGGACCGGCGATGTCCGTCAGAGGAATAGGTGCGAAATATATCAGACTATTCGATGGCGAACCGGTTCCACAGGACATTGAACAATATTCAGGGCTCATAATTTTAGGTGGCCCTATGAATGTCTATGAAGAAGATGAATATCCATATCTCAAGTATGAAGATGTGCTGATAAAAAAAGCAATACATAAAGGTTCTCCTGTGCTTGGTATTTGTCTTGGAGGACAACTGATTGCAAAGGCAACAGGGGCAATGGTAAAAAAAGGTGCGAAAAAGGAGATAGGGTGGTATAAGCTCAATCTCACACAAGGTGGAAAAGAGGACAAGGCATTCGGCAGACTGCCTGAAGAGATTACGGTTTTTCAATGGCATGGTGATACATTTGATATTCCGCAAGGTGCAGAACATCTTGCCGGCTCAGAACTCTTCTCTAATCAGGCTTACAGAGTCGGCAATAATGTTTACGGCCTTCAGTTTCATCTTGAGGTAACAGAGAAGACGATTAACAAATGGATTGCAGAGTATCAGGATGAGTTAGCAGCACTTGATTATATTGATGCCGATCAAATCATTAAAGATACTTCTATATATATAAACAACCTATCTAAATATGCAGAAATATTTTATGATAAATTTTTTCCCATATAG
- a CDS encoding cytochrome c3 family protein has protein sequence MLEKGHHCLDAINVLIVITIFFSFYLLPDFARSISPADICPKHNVSTGEFTACYYCHNAETQDEPGFIVNTDSRFCLSCHDGSTKEMSMHANLGSLADRISKPASAIGQKGGVDHPYSVSYSEARNISSTLKLKSIPTAPVKLFNDKVECASCHDSHSCNNPLFLRIKTDRSALCLACHEM, from the coding sequence ATGTTAGAAAAAGGCCATCATTGTCTTGATGCTATTAACGTTCTAATAGTTATTACGATATTTTTCTCATTTTATTTGTTGCCTGATTTTGCAAGGAGTATCTCTCCTGCGGATATATGTCCCAAACATAATGTTTCAACAGGTGAATTCACTGCATGTTATTATTGTCATAATGCTGAGACCCAGGATGAACCTGGGTTTATTGTTAATACTGACAGCAGGTTTTGCCTTAGTTGTCACGATGGGTCAACAAAAGAGATGTCAATGCATGCTAATCTTGGAAGCCTTGCAGATAGAATATCAAAGCCTGCCTCTGCTATAGGTCAGAAGGGCGGTGTTGATCATCCATATTCAGTGAGTTACTCAGAGGCAAGAAATATCAGCAGTACATTAAAGTTGAAAAGTATTCCAACCGCCCCGGTAAAATTATTTAATGACAAAGTGGAATGTGCGAGTTGCCATGATTCGCATAGCTGTAATAATCCATTATTTCTCCGCATTAAAACCGATAGAAGTGCTCTTTGTTTAGCCTGCCACGAAATGTAA
- the pruA gene encoding L-glutamate gamma-semialdehyde dehydrogenase: protein MNNNRENRIRDIGQEIYTHAISDTPSAFDKKRWEGRILEWAMKDESFKTQLFRYVDVFPSLKSDASVMRLFKEYFSDYNEDAFNSFGGVFKAGIRHIPETGLMSRLTAKVIRSNIKHIAGQFITGNNPQEAVPVIEGIRNNGYGFSIYMLGETVVSDKEAEAYVEGYLRLLDTLPQLNISIKLSSLYSQLDPVDWEGSVIGVKNNLRTILRKALQHNVPVTFDMEHHYYKDLLITIFKNILEENEFKNYNLAGIAIQAYLKDSIEDIYSLLNWARENGRVITVRLVKGAYWDYELVSSDRNGWPVPVFLNKEETDYNFEDLTRILLENTDVIRPAIATHNIRSIANAIAVAEGLGLSSDAFECQMLYGMAEPIRNIVKNMGYRVRVYTPVGEMIPGMAYLVRRLLENTSNESFLRRSFVEGVSFEELIAPPNPLPQAERDGDSPPFKGRGRVGMGFCSDKPFTNTPLTDFSKRENREKMRTSLQKVRGEFNRKYPLIIGGNDVWTDVEIISLNPAAPEEVVGTVSSAEPTDADRAVEIAKDARIKWRNVPPEERASILLKVAERLEKERFDLSALEIYEVGKTWQEADADIAETIDYMKYYGSEILRLNSGSLGDFAGETNEYIYKPKGIGVVISPWNFPLAIPAGMATAGIVAGNCVILKPSGLSPVIGYRLVEIFNTAGLPEGVFQFLPGSGQVIGEHLVKHPDIDFIAFTGSKEVGLKIIESAGKTGSGQKNIKRVIAELGGKNAIIIDETADIDEAITGVLESAFGFQGQKCSACSRVIVIEGIYDAFLKRFRDAVSSIKIGPAELPCNFMGPVIDRNAHRKISEYVETGKREGSIFISHPEIEITGMGIAEYGQGDSYTKESGNFISPAIFTDLSPDAQVAREEIFGPVVCVLKACDIDDAIMIANSTEYALTGGIFSRSPVNITKAREGFSVGNLYINRGITGALVGRQPFGGFRMSGIGSKAGGPDYLLQFMNPVCISENTLRKGFVPG, encoded by the coding sequence ATGAATAATAACCGTGAAAACAGGATAAGGGATATTGGGCAGGAAATATATACCCATGCAATATCTGATACACCTTCAGCCTTTGATAAAAAGAGGTGGGAGGGGAGGATATTGGAATGGGCTATGAAAGATGAATCTTTTAAGACGCAGCTTTTCAGATATGTTGATGTATTTCCATCATTAAAGAGTGATGCATCTGTAATGCGGTTATTTAAAGAATATTTTTCTGATTACAATGAAGACGCCTTTAATAGTTTCGGGGGTGTTTTTAAAGCCGGTATACGGCACATACCTGAAACAGGACTTATGAGTAGGTTAACTGCAAAAGTCATAAGATCAAATATTAAACATATTGCCGGTCAGTTTATAACAGGGAACAATCCTCAGGAGGCCGTGCCTGTCATTGAGGGCATTAGGAATAACGGCTATGGCTTCAGCATATATATGCTTGGTGAGACGGTAGTTAGTGATAAGGAGGCAGAAGCTTATGTAGAAGGGTATTTGAGACTACTGGATACACTTCCGCAATTAAATATTTCCATTAAGCTATCTTCCCTTTATTCTCAACTTGACCCTGTTGACTGGGAAGGGTCAGTAATAGGTGTTAAGAATAATCTCAGGACTATTTTAAGAAAGGCTCTTCAACATAATGTTCCGGTTACCTTTGATATGGAGCACCACTATTATAAAGACCTCCTGATTACTATCTTCAAAAATATTCTTGAAGAAAATGAGTTCAAAAATTATAACCTTGCCGGCATTGCTATACAAGCCTACCTCAAAGACTCCATTGAAGACATCTATTCATTATTAAACTGGGCAAGGGAAAATGGCAGGGTTATTACAGTCAGGCTGGTTAAAGGGGCATACTGGGATTATGAACTTGTATCCAGTGACCGGAATGGATGGCCTGTTCCTGTATTCCTTAATAAGGAAGAGACTGACTATAATTTTGAAGACCTTACCAGGATTCTATTGGAGAATACAGATGTTATACGGCCGGCCATCGCAACTCATAATATAAGGAGCATTGCCAATGCAATAGCCGTGGCTGAAGGGCTTGGTCTGTCCTCAGATGCGTTTGAGTGTCAGATGCTATATGGAATGGCTGAACCAATCAGGAATATTGTAAAGAACATGGGTTATAGAGTACGGGTATATACACCTGTCGGTGAAATGATTCCCGGCATGGCATATCTCGTAAGAAGACTCCTTGAGAATACATCCAATGAATCCTTTTTAAGGAGATCGTTTGTCGAAGGCGTTTCCTTTGAAGAACTGATAGCCCCCCCTAACCCTCTTCCGCAAGCTGAGAGGGATGGAGATTCCCCCCCCTTCAAGGGGAGGGGCAGGGTGGGGATGGGGTTCTGTTCCGATAAACCCTTCACCAACACTCCCCTCACAGATTTTTCTAAAAGAGAAAACAGGGAAAAGATGCGCACCTCTTTGCAAAAGGTGCGGGGTGAATTTAACAGAAAATATCCCCTTATTATTGGGGGAAATGATGTATGGACTGATGTTGAGATTATTTCTCTTAATCCGGCAGCACCGGAAGAGGTGGTCGGCACGGTGTCTTCTGCAGAACCAACAGACGCAGACAGGGCTGTTGAGATTGCAAAGGATGCCCGGATAAAATGGAGAAATGTACCGCCTGAAGAGCGTGCATCTATTCTTTTAAAAGTTGCAGAGAGATTGGAAAAAGAGAGGTTTGACCTTTCAGCCCTTGAGATATATGAGGTAGGGAAGACATGGCAAGAGGCGGATGCTGATATAGCCGAGACCATTGACTATATGAAATATTATGGGTCAGAGATATTACGTTTAAACTCCGGAAGTCTTGGGGATTTTGCCGGTGAAACAAATGAGTATATATACAAACCAAAGGGTATCGGGGTTGTAATATCTCCATGGAACTTCCCTCTCGCAATACCTGCCGGTATGGCAACAGCCGGAATTGTTGCAGGAAATTGCGTAATACTTAAACCTTCCGGACTTTCTCCTGTCATAGGATACAGGCTTGTTGAAATATTCAATACAGCCGGACTGCCTGAAGGTGTTTTTCAGTTCCTGCCCGGTTCAGGACAGGTTATTGGAGAACACCTTGTAAAGCATCCTGACATAGATTTTATCGCATTTACAGGCTCTAAAGAGGTCGGTCTTAAAATTATTGAGTCAGCAGGAAAGACGGGGTCTGGGCAGAAGAATATAAAAAGGGTCATTGCTGAATTGGGCGGGAAGAATGCAATTATAATAGATGAGACAGCGGATATTGACGAGGCAATTACAGGGGTTCTTGAGTCTGCTTTCGGATTTCAGGGGCAGAAATGCTCTGCTTGTTCAAGGGTGATTGTTATTGAAGGTATTTATGATGCTTTTCTTAAAAGGTTCAGGGATGCTGTATCAAGTATAAAGATTGGGCCTGCTGAATTGCCGTGTAATTTTATGGGACCGGTAATAGACAGGAATGCGCATAGAAAGATAAGTGAATACGTAGAAACAGGGAAACGAGAAGGTTCTATATTTATATCCCATCCAGAAATTGAAATAACGGGAATGGGTATAGCGGAGTATGGACAAGGGGATTCTTATACTAAAGAGTCCGGTAACTTTATCAGCCCTGCAATCTTTACAGACTTATCACCTGATGCACAGGTTGCAAGGGAGGAGATTTTTGGACCAGTGGTATGTGTACTAAAGGCCTGTGATATTGATGATGCGATTATGATTGCGAATTCAACAGAATATGCCCTGACCGGCGGTATCTTTTCAAGGAGTCCGGTCAATATTACAAAGGCTCGGGAAGGATTCAGTGTCGGCAATCTTTATATTAACCGTGGGATTACCGGCGCGCTTGTAGGCCGCCAGCCGTTTGGAGGATTTCGTATGTCCGGCATAGGCTCAAAAGCCGGGGGGCCTGACTATTTATTACAATTCATGAATCCGGTGTGCATAAGTGAGAACACGTTGAGGAAAGGGTTTGTGCCGGGGTAA